The following are encoded together in the Hydractinia symbiolongicarpus strain clone_291-10 chromosome 14, HSymV2.1, whole genome shotgun sequence genome:
- the LOC130625818 gene encoding uncharacterized protein LOC130625818 — MPKKKKNESADPNEGKPKNLTLGDFIVVKTKKNDTKHTTSSSLLEERRGEEQFTEASGACSVDVTDCTKDTQHKEENLDSSKIYFVCRTKKGGVPVKVESRASGKKVTLVEHVGGDGKALVQILKNKFGTGGFYKDDFIELQGDFKLKVTKYLNDNKQLLRPYGTKC, encoded by the coding sequence atgccaaaaaagaaaaagaatgaaTCAGCAGACCCCAATGAAGGAAAACCAAAGAATTTAACATTAGGTGattttattgttgtcaagaccaaaaaaaatgatacaaaaCATACCACAAGTTCATCTTTGTTAGAGGAAAGACGAGGAGAAGAGCAATTTACTGAAGCTAGTGGTGCTTGTTCTGTTGATGTTACTGACTGCACAAAAGATACGCAGCACAAAGAGGAAAATTTAGATAGttcgaaaatatattttgtctgtCGCACAAAAAAAGGTGGAGTTCCTGTGAAAGTTGAAAGTAGAGCAAGTGGGAAAAAAGTGACATTAGTTGAGCATGTTGGTGGAGATGGAAAGGCATTagtgcaaatattaaaaaataaatttggaaCCGGTGGCTTCTACAAAGATGATTTCATTGAGCTTCAAGGTGATTTCAAACTGAAagtaactaaatatttaaatgataaTAAACAGTTGCTCAGGCCCTATGGCACAAAATGCTAG
- the LOC130625821 gene encoding uncharacterized protein LOC130625821, with protein MAARSARFLFRGGSVANSFLKSSNGNAKLCTSSNLARLVKGANSNSLKSRCLSQFLPALHVQAGCKFGITPLGALNLLEKSFASKQHALTLAINESEVTSVEESDEDDEATLYILSEMFSTIWACDDVG; from the exons ATGGCGGCACGATCTGCACGTTTCTTATTTCGTGGGGGATCTGTGGCGAATTCATTTTTAAAG agtTCAAACGGGAATGCAAAATTGTGCACCTCTTCAAATCTTGCACGTCTTGTTAAAG gaGCAAATTCAAACTCACTTAAATCAAGATGTTTGTCACA atttttaCCTGCATTGCATGTACAAGCAGGATGCAAGTTTGGTATAACGCCTCTCGGCGCACTTAATTTATTAG agaAGAGTTTCGCATCGAAGCAACACGCACTAACACTTGCAATTAATGAAAGTGAAGTTACATCTGTTGAAGAAAGCGATGAGGACGATGAGGCTACATTATACATATTGAGTGAAATGTTTTCAACCATCTGGGCATGTGATGATGTTGGATAg
- the LOC130625819 gene encoding uncharacterized protein LOC130625819 isoform X1 has protein sequence MYTSLRALHIQIYNSLYICSLRHYTSLILKVKMASFSRHGRRAFNFSRNLSAPIRQTKCSISSVANLNKTSKSSMKILLGNDSQLLKAARKHLNKTEMRQLQRSAAVLSLTSKVSTCLGLVTTGESDVLEACEDSDDVCSQPGHKLRKRR, from the exons ATGTACACTTCACTCCGTGCCTTacatatacaaatatataacagtCTGTATATATGCAGTCTCCGACACTACACGAGTTTGATACTGAAAGTGAAAATGGCGTCTTTTAGCAGGCATGGCAGAAGAGCATTTAATTTTTCCAGAAATCTATCTGCTCCTATT agGCAGACCAAGTGTTCAATTAGCAGTGTTGCAAATTTAA ataaaaCGTCAAAGTCAAGTATGAAAATTTTGTTAGGGAACGACTCACAGCT CTTAAAAGCTGCGAGAAAACACTTGAATAAAACGGAGATGCGACAGTTACAAAGATCTGCAGCTGTATTGA gtttaaCTTCCAAGGTGTCGACATGCCTAGGTTTGGTCACTACGGGTGAGAGCGACGTATTGGAAGCATGCGAAGACTCGGATGATGTTTGTTCTCAACCAGGTCATAAATTGCGCAAAAGGAGATGA
- the LOC130625819 gene encoding uncharacterized protein LOC130625819 isoform X2, which translates to MASFSRHGRRAFNFSRNLSAPIRQTKCSISSVANLNKTSKSSMKILLGNDSQLLKAARKHLNKTEMRQLQRSAAVLSLTSKVSTCLGLVTTGESDVLEACEDSDDVCSQPGHKLRKRR; encoded by the exons ATGGCGTCTTTTAGCAGGCATGGCAGAAGAGCATTTAATTTTTCCAGAAATCTATCTGCTCCTATT agGCAGACCAAGTGTTCAATTAGCAGTGTTGCAAATTTAA ataaaaCGTCAAAGTCAAGTATGAAAATTTTGTTAGGGAACGACTCACAGCT CTTAAAAGCTGCGAGAAAACACTTGAATAAAACGGAGATGCGACAGTTACAAAGATCTGCAGCTGTATTGA gtttaaCTTCCAAGGTGTCGACATGCCTAGGTTTGGTCACTACGGGTGAGAGCGACGTATTGGAAGCATGCGAAGACTCGGATGATGTTTGTTCTCAACCAGGTCATAAATTGCGCAAAAGGAGATGA
- the LOC130625822 gene encoding uncharacterized protein LOC130625822, whose protein sequence is MAFFKTLAFVLLVVYVSHVYTGMQEEADDACKAKPQFYEGTKRVVNNLGAALNMPVGDGTGFDKAHVVPTGTMRTLICGQFADFKDEDKISDWKSGISDLITRLHTIDQEWKDLNTLKQNHNDAWKKFVQKNKDNKKSCEDLLNNIDDDDARSDEEIAKNLKALLKCANSAPANLRVGHARTNNAIGNELDPILKRPVADDHKVTKADLTSKSKQYDGELGLEYKKYADGGIMTSDQPYRG, encoded by the coding sequence ATGGCTTTCTTCAAAACACTTGCATTTGTCTTGCTTGTTGTTTATGTTAGTCATGTTTACACTGGCATGCAAGAAGAAGCAGATGATGCTTGTAAAGCCAAACCACAATTTTACGAAGGCACAAAAAGAGTGGTGAATAATCTTGGTGCTGCATTGAACATGCCAGTGGGTGACGGAACAGGATTTGACAAAGCACATGTGGTACCTACAGGTACAATGCGAACACTGATATGCGGACAATTTGCTGATTTCAAAGACGAAGATAAAATTAGTGATTGGAAAAGCGGGATCAGTGATCTAATAACGCGACTGCATACGATTGATCAAGAATGGAAAGATCTCAACACCTTGAAACAAAACCATAACGACGCCTGGAAAAAATTTGTGcagaaaaataaagataacaagAAGAGTTGCGAAGATCTTCTTAACAACATTGATGACGACGATGCACGCTctgatgaagaaatagcaaagAATTTAAAAGCATTATTGAAATGTGCAAACAGTGCTCCGGCAAACTTAAGGGTAGGTCATGCCAGAACCAACAATGCCATAGGGAACGAATTGGATCCAATCTTGAAAAGACCAGTTGCTGATGATCATAAAGTAACGAAAGCAGATTTGACTTCAAAATCGAAACAATACGATGGAGAGTTGGGATTGGAATACAAGAAGTATGCTGATGGTGGAATTATGACATCTGATCAACCGTATCGCGGTTAA
- the LOC130625664 gene encoding probable serine/threonine-protein kinase pXi yields the protein MSVFLDRVFGSCFRTWVWSNPETGQQKYIDYLPKRKWRYNDENLMNDLNDNNSWDVMDLTDDDHFVHSRTLKNMQLRLHDNVFINPLNSEDKDNNSNNNKNNNNKDMDVPLEKEAEENTEEEEIVVDTHVSQNVINSSQNCSTSSDNKALASNDTTHDISNSGLVINKVAETVTE from the exons ATGAGTGTGTTCCTCGACAGAGTTTTCGGTTCCTGTTTTCGTACTTGGGTGTGGAGTAATCCGGAGACAggacaacaaaaatatattgattATTTGCCAAAAAGGAAATG GAGATACAATGACGAAAACCTTATGAATGATCTAAATGACAACAACAGTTGGGATGTTATGGATTTGACTG atgACGATCATTTTGTTCACTCAAGAACATTAAAAAACATGCAACTTCGCTTACATGACAATGTTTTTATCAA TCCTTTAAATTCAGAAGATAaggacaacaacagcaacaacaacaaaaacaacaacaacaaggatATGGACGTTCCTTTGGAAAAAGAAGCGGAAGAGAAtacagaagaagaagaaattgtTGTTGATACTCATGTTTCTCAGAATGTTATAAATTCGAGTCAAAATTGTAGTACTAGCAGCGATAATAAGGCATTAGCCAGTAACGACACCACTCACGACATTAGTAATTCAGGATTAGTTATTAATAAAGTTGCAGAGACTGtgacagaataa